The following coding sequences are from one Salmo trutta chromosome 36, fSalTru1.1, whole genome shotgun sequence window:
- the LOC115175904 gene encoding 40S ribosomal protein S18 — translation MSLVIPEKFQHILRVLNTNIDGRRKIAFAITAIKGVGRRYAHVVLRKADIDLSKRAGELTDDEVERVVTIMQNPRQYKIPDWFLNRQKDVKDGKYSQVLANGLDNKLREDLERLKKIRAHRGLRHFWGLRVRGQHTKTTGRRGRTVGVSKKK, via the exons ATG tctctggtcaTTCCTGAGAAGTTCCAGCACATCCTTCGTGTTCTCAACACGAACATTGATGGTAGGAGGAAGATTGCCTTCGCCATCACAGCCATCAAG GGTGTTGGCAGGCGATATGCCCATGTTGTCCTGAGGAAGGCTGATATCGACCTCAGCAAGAGGGCTGGAGAACTTACTGATGATGAG GTTGAGAGGGTGGTGACAATTATGCAGAATCCTCGCCAGTACAAAATCCCTGACTGGTTCCTCAACAGACAGAAGGACGTAAAGGATGGCAAGTACAGCCAG GTCCTTGCTAACGGTCTGGACAACAAGCTGAGAGAGGATCTTGAGAGGCTGAAGAAGATAAGGGCTCACCGTGGACTCAGGCACTTCTGGGG ACTGCGTGTGCGTGGCCAGCACACAAAGACCACCGGTCGCCGTGGTCGCACTGTTGGTGTGTCCAAGAAGAAGTAG
- the LOC115175903 gene encoding E3 ubiquitin-protein ligase RING2-A-like isoform X1: MGTPVNIQNPSKTWELSLYELHRSPQEAIMDSTEIAVSPRSLHSELMCPICLDMLKNTMTTKECLHRFCSDCIVTALRSGNKECPTCRKKLVSRRSLRRDSNFDALISKIYPSRDEYEAHQDRVLERLNRLHNKQALSSSIEEGLRMQALHRPPRAQRVRKPAQESDNTTFSGGEDNGDTRSHLSHDSAPSHAPLPPSHTPSEAGHTRNPKRPRESDGSVPEVDGGSPMPPVRRHKESPSSEIELVFRPHPLLVNTQDYSQTRYVKTTANATVDHLSKYLALRIALEDRQRDSQSDAGTEKEGGARGEEAAAEGTSLKNISEKQYTIYIPTSGGQFSTLNGSLTLELVNEKYWKVRKPLELYYAPTKDQQPQSPKRGEEPSLFSLHHSL; this comes from the exons ATGGGGACTCCAGTCAACATCCAAAACCCCAGTAAGACGTGGGAGCTGAGCTTGTATGAGCTGCACAGGAGCCCACAG GAGGCGATCATGGACAGCACAGAGATAGCAGTGTCCCCCAGGAGCCTCCACAGTGAGCTGATGTGCCCCATCTGTCTGGACATGCTGAAGAACACCATGACCACTAAGGAGTGCCTGCATCGCTTCTGTTCCGACTGCATCGTCACTGCACTCCGATCAGG gaACAAGGAATGCCCCACGTGCCGAAAGAAGCTGGTGTCTAGACGCTCGCTCCGCCGCGACTCCAACTTCGACGCCCTCATCTCAAAGATCTACCCCAGCCGGGACGAGTACGAGGCCCACCAGGACCGGGTGCTGGAGAGACTCAACCGACTGCACAACAAGCAGGCACTCAGCTCCAGCATCGAGGAGGGGCTGCGCATGCAGGCACTTCACAG ACCCCCTAGAGCCCAGCGAGTGCGCAAACCGGCACAGGAGAGCGACAACACAACCTTCAGCGGTGGTGAGGACAACGGGGACACACGGTCACACCTCTCCCACGACTCCGCTCCCTCCCATGCGCCCCTCCCCCCGAGCCACACCCCCTCCGAGGCCGGGCACACCCGGAACCCTAAGCGGCCCAGAGAATCCGACGGGTCGGTCCCGGAGGTGGATGGGGGCAGCCCCATGCCACCAGTCCGCCGCCACAAAGAGAGCCCCAGCTCTGAGATAGAGCTGGTGTTCCGCCCGCACCCCCTGCTGGTCAACACACAGGACTACAGCCAGACCAG ATATGTGAAGACCACAGCCAATGCAACAGTGGACCACCTGTCTAAGTACCTGGCTCTGCGTATTGCTCTGgaggacagacaaagagacagccaATCAGATGCAGGGacagagaaagaagggggtgCTAGAGGAGAGGAAGCAGCAGCAGAAGGGACCAGCCTGAAGAATATCAGTGAGAAACAATACACCATCTACATTCCCACATCAGGGGGCCAGTTTTCG ACTCTCAACGGCTCCCTGACTCTGGAGCTGGTAAATGAGAAGTACTGGAAGGTCAGAAAGCCTCTGGAGCTCTACTATGCCCCCACCAAGGACCAACAGCCTCAGTCCCCAAAGAGGGGTGAGGAGCCCTCCCTCTTCAGCCTTCATCACTCCCTCTGA
- the LOC115175903 gene encoding E3 ubiquitin-protein ligase RING2-A-like isoform X2 has product MGTPVNIQNPSKTWELSLYELHRSPQEAIMDSTEIAVSPRSLHSELMCPICLDMLKNTMTTKECLHRFCSDCIVTALRSGNKECPTCRKKLVSRRSLRRDSNFDALISKIYPSRDEYEAHQDRVLERLNRLHNKQALSSSIEEGLRMQALHRAQRVRKPAQESDNTTFSGGEDNGDTRSHLSHDSAPSHAPLPPSHTPSEAGHTRNPKRPRESDGSVPEVDGGSPMPPVRRHKESPSSEIELVFRPHPLLVNTQDYSQTRYVKTTANATVDHLSKYLALRIALEDRQRDSQSDAGTEKEGGARGEEAAAEGTSLKNISEKQYTIYIPTSGGQFSTLNGSLTLELVNEKYWKVRKPLELYYAPTKDQQPQSPKRGEEPSLFSLHHSL; this is encoded by the exons ATGGGGACTCCAGTCAACATCCAAAACCCCAGTAAGACGTGGGAGCTGAGCTTGTATGAGCTGCACAGGAGCCCACAG GAGGCGATCATGGACAGCACAGAGATAGCAGTGTCCCCCAGGAGCCTCCACAGTGAGCTGATGTGCCCCATCTGTCTGGACATGCTGAAGAACACCATGACCACTAAGGAGTGCCTGCATCGCTTCTGTTCCGACTGCATCGTCACTGCACTCCGATCAGG gaACAAGGAATGCCCCACGTGCCGAAAGAAGCTGGTGTCTAGACGCTCGCTCCGCCGCGACTCCAACTTCGACGCCCTCATCTCAAAGATCTACCCCAGCCGGGACGAGTACGAGGCCCACCAGGACCGGGTGCTGGAGAGACTCAACCGACTGCACAACAAGCAGGCACTCAGCTCCAGCATCGAGGAGGGGCTGCGCATGCAGGCACTTCACAG AGCCCAGCGAGTGCGCAAACCGGCACAGGAGAGCGACAACACAACCTTCAGCGGTGGTGAGGACAACGGGGACACACGGTCACACCTCTCCCACGACTCCGCTCCCTCCCATGCGCCCCTCCCCCCGAGCCACACCCCCTCCGAGGCCGGGCACACCCGGAACCCTAAGCGGCCCAGAGAATCCGACGGGTCGGTCCCGGAGGTGGATGGGGGCAGCCCCATGCCACCAGTCCGCCGCCACAAAGAGAGCCCCAGCTCTGAGATAGAGCTGGTGTTCCGCCCGCACCCCCTGCTGGTCAACACACAGGACTACAGCCAGACCAG ATATGTGAAGACCACAGCCAATGCAACAGTGGACCACCTGTCTAAGTACCTGGCTCTGCGTATTGCTCTGgaggacagacaaagagacagccaATCAGATGCAGGGacagagaaagaagggggtgCTAGAGGAGAGGAAGCAGCAGCAGAAGGGACCAGCCTGAAGAATATCAGTGAGAAACAATACACCATCTACATTCCCACATCAGGGGGCCAGTTTTCG ACTCTCAACGGCTCCCTGACTCTGGAGCTGGTAAATGAGAAGTACTGGAAGGTCAGAAAGCCTCTGGAGCTCTACTATGCCCCCACCAAGGACCAACAGCCTCAGTCCCCAAAGAGGGGTGAGGAGCCCTCCCTCTTCAGCCTTCATCACTCCCTCTGA